A window of Camelus ferus isolate YT-003-E chromosome 1, BCGSAC_Cfer_1.0, whole genome shotgun sequence genomic DNA:
CATGTGACCTTTGACATAACCCTTAGAAAAGATAGGCAGAGAAGGATATGCACAAAGAGGTAGAAGGcataaaggaaattttgaaaCTCTAATAGGCTTTAGTTACCTTGGTAGAGGTTCCAGCAGTGGACTTGACTGTATTTAGTATCCAGAATGGGTTAAGTGTAACTTACTAGAAACTGAATAATACTTTTAACCTGCAGCCCTCACAAATATAGACTATATCTAAGgctacagtgtttttttttttttaacttagttttcATTATTAATGATTTCTGCCATGGGTTCCTTCCCTCTGTTGAGCATTGGCAGTAGTTAAGACTTTTTGTTTTGCCAGTATTTATTTAAGCTTCAAATTCAGCAACTTGACTTACTGCTACAAAAAGCCGACCATCTCATAAAAAGTTCTAATTAAACCATATACCATTGTCTACAGTCTGAGTGCATACCTGAGTACAGGAGGTCTGAGTCCTTCACACTATAAAGTGTAAAGGTCTGAAATCAAGTTCTAGCTTTAAACTCTTTAATGCATTCTCTGCCCAATGGTGGGGCCACAGCCTCCTCCTTTGCTTCTGTCTGCTGTGGGCAGGTTCCATTTTTCACCAACTGATGGAACACAGCATCTGTGTTGTGGTTTCTTTTTAACCAGAATATAAGAAAGTATTTGCTGACTGAAGCCAGAGAAAAAAATAGACCTGAATTTCTTCAGGGTTGGCAGACTGCTGTTACAAAGGTAAGtatgtgataaaaatgaaaacccagGCATGTCAAGGGGATGGAATTATCTAAGGGGTGGGTGTCTTTAAAAGCATTTGAAGAGTGGTCACGAAGATGCCAACAGAGAgtctggaggctgcagggaggtAGCTCAGAATAAATCTCAGTTCAGTATTCATCATCTGGCTGCCCAATTTCTCACTGCTTGCTGGAAACAAGTAAATTCAGTCATTTCATCCCAAGGGCAGCTGCTAATGATATGGCTGccctattgaaaaaaaaaaaaaaaaagaaaaattttttgttggTACCTGCCTCTTGCCTCATGGCTCTTTATTTCTGAATGACTCATACAGACCCAGAGAAATACTGTAATGAGTCTTTGGATTCACTAAGGGAGCAAGTGCTCTGGGCTACTTTCCAGGCATTTGGGGAAGACAGTGGTATGAGTGCTTCAGTCTGAACACAGTCTAGAAGCAACACTGTGTTTGGCTATAGATATTAAATAAGCTGTATGTGGGGCAGAGCAGCAGACCTAGCCTCTCAACCTTGTCGCAAATACCAGTGTCTTACATTATGGTCActactttgttttcaaaatgtttttgcatgtattatctcatttgatccttacagTCTATGAGGCAGGCAAGTCATTCAGGGATAAGAATCCTCTTTATTCTactatagatgagaaaactgcagtCTAGGTGTGACCTTCCTCAAAGGCCATCAAAACTACTGGCAGTCGGGTCCTTGAACTTAGATCTATCTGGATCATTGACACAGCGTTAAAGAGGCAGAGTCTTGAAATAAACCTTTAACCCAGACCCAAAGGGACAAGGTTTATTTGTTCATCCTTGAACTGAACTAAACGCTAACTTTTAAactttggttttgtgttttaaataaccTGCCATGTTAGTTCAAAGCAGAATTGAACTTGTAAATTTTCTGAATTTACCCACCTGTCATATTCAGGTTTTCTCCTAAATTCAGTCAGGATCTGTCATATCCCAATATGCCTACCACCTGAGGCAGAATGCAGTAACCAGTACTTTGGAAAATGTAACTGCTTACCTTTACgatttctttaaaagaacagGACAGAGTTGTGTCACGTGTGATAAAAAGTGAAGACTGCCAAGCAGGATTGTTACTGTCTTGAGTATTCAGAGTCTGGGCGTGCATTCTCTCATCCACAAATCCATTTTGATTCCATTGTCAGTAAGTTGATAGCAAAACTGATTATTcaaatggaagttttaaaataggattttgaTTTCCCATTTCTCATATTTAGACAAAATGTTCTGTAAGTTGTGGTCTTTTCATGTGGTCAGATGCCTCAAACACTTTAAATACCAGAAGTATCCACCAGCTGTCCTGGATACAGATGGGTTTCCCGTCTCTTGCTCATTTTTCCATAAAAACAGCTTTTCTTATCTGAAGAGGAATACTTGGACTTACTTTaatgatcattttgtttttccctttagtGTATTCCACAACAGAAAAATGACAGTGACTGTGGAGTATTTGTGCTCCAGGTAAAGAAATACCCTTTTCACTATTTATAATGTGTAAATTAAATTTGTTGGGCTTAGAAGTGAAATCCCTGTGATGTGTACATGGTACTAGGTACAAGTAACCGAGTatgtttcctccctctcttcctttgttGCTGGGAAGCAGTCATTTCTGCATTTTCAAATATTACCACTAGGAAGAACAATCTTCTAAGGCTGAAGATGAATAATTGGTATCATCTGTGTCTTAGAGGTTATTAGTAAGCCACATTGGAGACTGACTGAATTTGACCATATCATAGACCCTTGGCATCTGcagaattaacttttttttctagcCATTAGCAGGTGGTCTTTAACCACAGAGTAAAAACTAATTAGATTTTAAACAAGTGCCACATTCAGATACTGTGCTTTTCTCATGCTGTAGGTTCCCTTAGTAGTCCCAAAGGGCTACTGAAAAATGTGTTACACATTACATTTATGAAGGGAATTAGTTTGTCATCCATGAATTTAGAGACTGCAAAGATCTTGGAAGATGTGCTTATTCATATGACTAATGAATATCTGGGGTTTGTGAACAAATTCAAGTTTAAATGGCCATGTTAAGTCTAGCTGCATTCTCAGCAGATTGCATCTTGAGAAAAATCAGAGCCCCCTTTTCACAATAttgagtgaggagggagggagaatccCAGGCCATTTCCTTGCCTGGAAATAGACCAAAATTTGGaggtaaatgttttaaaacaatgtgaATTACAACAAGTTTAAACAGACTTTGACATTCACCTAAGAGCCTATTCTATGAGATCTGCATCTGGTAAAGTACACTGGGCTGGTACTAACTCCACATGCCACTTAAGTGTTTCTGGGACCTTTGCAGTACTGCAAGTGCCTCGCCTTAGAGCAGCCTTTCCAGTTTTCTCAAGAAGACATGCCCCGAGTGCGGAAGAGGATTTACAAGGAGCTGTGTGAGTGCCGGCTCATGGACTGAAACTCAGCAGGGACTCTGGGAAGTCTGACCAAGTTGGAGCAGATGGTTTGTTACTTGAATCTCCAAACacttatttgaatttttacagATATTTCAGATCAGTGGTGTTGGGCCACTCTTGTtacctcaaatttattttttgcccTTATTCATTTCTCCAGCTACCatgtactattttttaatgttcagtttggtttcatttttaattttatggattctgtgtgtctctcccctcccccatatttaatatttattatccaAACGCATGCATATAGACAGAGCATGCAGtgcagagtattaaaaaaaaaaacaacaaaaaaaaacgcCTAGTAGATTTGGTGCAGCTTTTGAAACTTAGCTAGATGTGAACTGAATACAGGTTCAAATTTTAATTCCAGAACCTAAAAATGCAGGATGTTTTTGATACAACATAACTGAGAATAGTAGATGTTCCCTGGGGCATAAAGAGTAGCTAGGAGGGGTTTTGACAAAGCCAGTCGTTTTGTCTTTACCAGCAGGACCTTTCACTGACTTCCCTCTCCAGGAGAGTCGCTTTCCTTTTGAAGGGTGAAAAGGAAGTGGCCATAAACTGACTGGAGTGTTTACGTAGGCACACTTGTAAGCGCAGTACCTGCTGTGGGAAGAGTTGATTAAGGTATGAGAAAAAGACAGTGACCTTGGGGGTCCAGTCAATCTTCACACAAGAGAGATTTCAATCctggttttaaaaagaacaataataaatGCTTTAATCTTATAAAGGCTTTTGCTGGAAGGCTGAATTCCGTGGATTTCTTGTTTTtgacccattaaaaaaaaaatctgtcaaactAGTGGTCAAACAAATGAGAACCCAGCCTTTCTAAGAGTAATTTACAAGTTGTCACTTTCCTTGTATTGTTTCCTTTATGGAAGAAATTAAGATTTGccaaatatctttctatttcaaggatatttaaaatatagacattCAAAACCGAAGATTGACTTCATGTCTTTTGCAGGTGGATGGGAAGGGGAAAACAAGAAAGGTAATTAGGAAGACTTGATTCTGCCAGGAGTACAGCAAATGTTttgactttttccccctcttatttCTTTAGTGATCTCAGAGACGTGCAGGGCTCATTTGGCCTCCACTTGACCAACCCTGAGATTCCAGCACaggggtcctttttttttttttttgcttccatgAACCTCATCTTCTGGGGAAAGGCATTAGTGGCCCTGTCCTCAACCTTAATTGCCTTAGGATTAAAGTAATGGATCTTGCATCTTTAGCTTTTTGTAgtattggaaaatataaataaggaaaGATGCATGTTAAACTAACCAATTATCTTTTCTGAACTAggacagttttgaaaaacaaatataagaaaCTCAGTAGCTTATACAGAAAAATACCAAGTAAATGGCAGAAGATACTTGGATTTATGCCTAGTTAGGTGTGGGGTGTTGAAACTAAAAAGCTCTAATTAAGGGTGGCGTCAGAACATGTTTACATGCAGGGTTCCTTCCCCAGACATTCCAAGCACCAGTACCAGTGTTTACATTGTAAACAGCCCAGCACTTTTCTAGTCCCCTAGACTAAAACTCCTTAGTACAAAACCAGGTCAGTATTTATTGTGCTTCAACTCATTAAAAAGACTGAGATTAGAGGCATTTTGTGCTGCTACAGGTAGGTTTGTGTCAGCATTAGTCAAGGTGACAAAGTGAGTTGGGTGTCTTCTTGAGGTTTTCAGGCATAGTTATGCAAACATGAGATTTTTCAAATCTGTATGCAAGATATTTGCCTAGTTTTCTTTCTTGGTAACTAAGCtatcaattaaaaatgtcttataCTTTAGAGCTCCGTATCTCACTTCCTGACAGAACCACGCATGCAGAAGAGACAGAATTATGTTCTGGCAAGAATCTTAAGGCCCAAAGCTCGACTTAACCATTTCCTGTAATCTGAGAGTGGTCATGCTGTCAGCAGGGAGGCATGCAAGGATGAGCAGAACCTACAGTGAGCTGTCCCAACTCTAGGGTCTCTCTCTATGTCCAGTTTCACAGGGCACCTTGAGGTGCACCGTCCAGCATGCTTCAGCctaaatgtcaaatattttaagtCTGGTTCAAATGTTTCTGTTCATAAAACTTGGTTTTAGCACACATAGTTGGTTTTCCTCCTTCTTGTAATTAGGTATAAAACTTCTATTTAGGCCAAGTCCTACGTTAGAATAGCATTTGTCCTGATGTTTGCAATAATTGCTTCCTTGCAACGTTTTTGAAATTATAGTCTGGGCTGTTGGTatagacagttattgttttactGTCACTAGCTTGGCACTGAATTGTCTTGAGTGCCCACAAGGTGGGCAGACCTTATGCTTTTGGGGTTGAGGGCAGGCCTTGTACAAACTGAAAGCTGCTTATGATGTGCCTTCAACAAGCTGCTCAGTCCTCTCCGTCAGCAAACTTACTAGTCtagttgcttttttccttttgttaaatcTTTAGCAGTGAGTGTAGATTTTAGTTCAACTTTTAGTTAAATTCTCTCAAAAATCATAGAGAACCAACCTTCTCTTAAGGAAGGGAGCCTcttaaggaaaggaaaagcagCAGTTGCTGCCAGTAGtccctgaatcttttttttttttttgggctttgcattttattttctacttatcATTGAATATTATTAACACTGGTCATCTTGAATTCATAATTGGAACAAAACAATAACAGACCTAACAGGGACACAGCCAGCACTAGCCTAAGTTGAGCTGCCCTTTCTCTCTGTAGTTGTGGTTCATGACTTCCCTGGGTTAGAAGAAATAACTGGGAGCTCTGGGTGGATCAGACCCTTCAGGCGAGAACCAGTGTGTTAATAGTGTGAATTAGATATACTGACTACCTGCTCTGCTTGTTATGAAACTGAACTAATCAGCAGTTATAAAGCGCATACTTTATGTGCtaggctctgcctcccagcctgtAGATAATTAAGATGACCTAGGGAATACCACCAGAAGTGCTAAATGTATTTGGACTTTAAGCAGACCTAGACAAGCTGTCCACTTAAATGGTACCTTTTGgtcagaaaaagaatttatttaaagattGTGATCATGTAAAATTACTCAAACCTtctagcaaaaatatttttttgaaaaataaactaaacacCTTTATAAATGTGTGTTCTCTCGTGTTGAATAACATGAACTGTTTGGTGAGTAACAATTTTTTCCCAGTGACATTCTAGTCATGACAAGGCTTATCTATGAACAGTGACCAGTGTAGGCTGTAAGCAGCCTGCCCTAAAACAACAGTGTCCAGTAGCATTCTCTGCAGGGATGGAGATGGTCTACATTTGCACCTATTACAACAGCCATTAATCCCAGGTGGCTGTTGAGCATTTGAATAATGTGATTGAGGAACTGAGTGTTTTATTTAactagctacatgtggctggtggctaccatattagGTAACTGTCAAATCCAAATGGACATACAAATTCTGCACATTATTCATAGATTTCCCAAAAAAGAGTGCATTATTATTCCACAGTAGGAGCATTTCAATGTCTTATTGGTGAGGAAACACAGGCAATGATAAGTTGGTCCAATTTTATTGAAATCTGTTACAGAAGACAATTCAAATAGGAACCACTGTCTGGTTTTAAGGCCTATAGAAATCTGAGTTATATTTTAGtgcaaaagaatataaaatacattactttAAACTACAgtgtaaaaagattttaaaaatgaatttatgtcctcattaaatatttgcaaatggtttGTTCCTAAGTACTTACAACTAATTTATAGATAGCACTTTTAAAGTTCAAATAGCCAgtttaaatttgagaaaatatacaCTTACTGTAACATGAAAGAGGTTCACATTGAGATACTTCAGCCCCAACTTCAAACTACTGGAAATTAGGAGATACTTAGTTGCTGGAtgaaaaaatttcacttttatcaGGGAAAATTATACAGATTAGCAGTCTAAAATGAGCataatatattagaaaaattGTCTCTTGCttacaaatgcaaaataaatccTCTAGACTCCCTCATCTGTAGAGATCATCAGTTCACTAGCAAGGCTCTGAAACTTAGcacaattagagaaaaaaagacttcaaatgaGAATTGGCCAAAACATTTCCAGAGGGAAGcatttctgattgtttttgtgAAGCTTTCTCCCGTATcttcaatcttttttaaaaaacccactcTCTCCCAAGATCAGTCcgaaaatggaggggaaaaaaaaatctgagggcTGTCACAGCGACCTTTATCATATCAAGGCAGTGTTTTAACTCACAGCTCCTgatatttcatctgtttcttattGACAGTGTCCCCCTGCCCTCAGACTTAAGGTTCCCTATAATACAGACCCTTGGTTTTTTATAGGTAAAAcacatcttttgaaaaatatgtttagtAAATACCCTCCAATTCCTGTACCTAATTTCCTGATACATCTAAAGCATGTAAGCAGCGGTGTCCCCTAGGACTGTCTGAGGCTTACTTTTGTAACAACTATTTAGGAGGTTCCCTTGACTCTTGTTTGTAGTGATTAGAATTCCACATAGAAAGAAATTCAGTTGTCAAACATCTGTTTCTAATTTACAGCAGAGCTATAGAGCAAAACTCCATTTATTAAACTTCAGCTCAtgcagacttaaaattttttaaacaataattccaGGCCCCGATGTAGACCATGAACATACTTAGATGTAAAACATGGTACactctttaaaacttttttccaacTGTTTAAAAAGAAGTGTGCAGTTTTTGGCTGATAGATCAACATTATACATTAAATCTGCTGCTAAGGAGCACAATTTTTGACCTGGTAACAAATCATTCTGATAATCTGACACACAGCCAAGATTCTAAGACTACAGAATTAAAGGCATTCTTTCGGATTctgtccttttaataattttaagaggAAGACCAGGAAGAAGCTTCCACCTCAGTAGAGACATTGATTAAAGCTTGGTAAAAATGGGCAGGTTTGCAGACCTTGGGTAACGCACGTCAAATTCAAAAGGCCAAAGGAGTGAGTTTTTCATGATGGGGCTCTCACCACTCACTGGTTTTGGGCCAGTTTTCCGTAGCCGCCTCTCCCAGCATCATAGTCCTGCCGGTACTCATCTCGTACCTTAATTGAGAAGAACACATTACAGTATAGAGAAGACTGATGTAATAGATATGCCCCCCACAAATATGTCAGCCAGCTGAGCTTTTTCAGGTGTCATAATGTGAACATTGAAGCAGAGCATAATTTTTGAGCAACTGATATAAAGCTCAACTGTTCTGCAAAATTATTTAAGACTATCTCATGGTTTTTTAACCAGACACCAGGCTCATACCAGCATTCAAAAATAGCACATTCCAAAGAATATtaacatacttaaaataaaaatgtaaaagtcatttcagtgtatttttgcttttgttctagATACTCTTGCAGGTGGGGATATTAGCCCCTAGCAGAAGTCCAATAATGGTTGTATGGATCATACTatttaatggttttaaaaaataatttaccagcCCCAGTGGGTGGCTTTCAGATTCACTTCAAGCCAAGGTTATAGCCACAAAGTCATTTTCAAAAGAGCAAATGCAAACTGACAAAACACTTGTCATTTAGGACCAGAATCCCAGGTAAAGGCTGAGCCCGGAGAACCTTCCTGCATACCTGGCCCCCAGATCGCCCACGGCCATACTGCCTGCCCTCTTTAAAGCCCGCATCCCAGTCTGTGCGAATGATCCGGTCATCCAGACGAGTTCCATTTATGTACCGCATGGCATTTTCCGCATCTGCTCTTGAATAGTATCTTAAGTATAATTATTAAGGAATTAGCATTTCTCCAGACGTTTTTataaacagaggaaaaaacaTCGAAATGAAACTGAGttaagaaaaagtacaaaaaccAATCCAACCTGATGGAGTTCAAAGACAATAATGTGGCTTGCACAGGCCTGTTTGAGGTTGGTCCAGGAGCACTTAGTCAGATATGACATTTATCCATGGCTACACTGATCATGATTTTCTGGATAATCCTATTAATTATCTGGTCCTATATTTTGGtttgcagaatataaaatatgttcagtGCAGGCTTAAACCACGGACTATTATCCAAGGAAACAGTAGCATCCAAATTAGGAGCTATATATTCAAGAACAACCTTAAAAAGAGGTCACAGTACCTACGAGTTGCCATTATATTTCATTAGAAGGGAAGTATCACTCAGATTAATGGTTCCAAACCTATTTCATCAGATCTACTAAATCTATGGGGTggtattcaagaaaaaaatctctatgcAATTATGTTTATTAACTGGGTTTAGAAAATACTGATCTGGGCTTTTTCCCCTTGTCTTTAATTACACAGGTAGGGAAACACTTGTTGAAATCCCAATGTCCAGTATCTacacaatgcctagcacatagagggcattcaataattttttgttgaataaaatgaaTGCTAAAGGGCACACAGAAAAAAACACTAGCAGTGAATGGCAGCCTCTTTCTGGTATTTGCCTTTAAGATCGTTGATCTTTGAACTTCAAGGCAAATGCAAAAACACCCCAGTTCTTAGAGCCTGGTTATTATCTAagagtttctttgcctttttgtccCCTGTGAACTATTTTACACTATTGTCACCATCGGTGAAACTCATACCTTGTGGAAGAGGCTTGCAGAACCCAGAAATCAGATTCCAAAATCAAAAGTGCAAAACAGGTTCAAAGTGGGTCTTCTGGTTTAAGTTGATAGAATGAGCACACTTTTCCTTCGTTCCTTCTCAAGGCCCccattaaaacaacagaaaagaaacacagactCAAAGAGTAGAAGAGGCCATCAGCAGACTAGAGATTGGGTAAAAGCTGAAGAGTGCTAATGGATGAAGTAGTCACAGTACAAAGTACTCTTGAAGGGCCTTAAAGAAGAGACAGCAAATTCAGGAGGCTTTTAATTCAAAGTTGAATAAGGAGTGAGGCTGCAAATAGGGTCTAATTAAAGGTTTTTATGTGGGAAGACGACCTGCTGGCAGGAAGGCATTTAATCcaaggcaaataaaaataaaatgacagggTTCTGAACTAACTGTCTGGAGGAACTAGGGCATTGTCTTTGATGTTAGCATGCCAAAATAAAATCCCTTTTCAAGCTAGCATTTGAGAAACCCGTATGTCCCAAAGGCAAGGCAGCAACTTAAGCAGCCCTACCTGGTTCCACTAAGTCAGCCTTCTTTCCCCTGATTATGACCAGAAACCCAGGGATCACCAGAATAAAGAGATTTACAGCATAAACACAACCGAAAGAAACGATTCAGGGTACAgtaaagaaaactcaaaagacaTGTTATGTCTGATCAGGTCTAGGAAATTTCTCACACAAaatgaccaaaaataaaaatattagttaaaaaacaaaacatcaggATAAATCCAGACGGTCCAGTATTTGGAGAGTTTCCAGGGAGAGAACAGTCACACATAAATACAGTTTTGATTTTGACTTATAAGATCAAACTACATACATCTACATAATAAAATACTACGTAGCTACCTTAAAAAGAGGTAGATCTATGTGAACATGGAGCAATCTCTAAgatgagtggggaaaaaaaaagtccatgcaGTACACTACCACACATCCATAGGATTACTTCTGGAAAGAACCATGAGACTCGTAACTGATTGTTTCTGGGCTTAAAAGAGTTCTTTTTGAAACACCATGAACATATACATTCTCAAAAGCCTTTTTCTTAATCAACTACAAACGAAGTGTGGATTTCAGAACAGGATGTAAATGTTACCAGCTTTCCCAGTGTAGGTGTAGACGACAGGacggtacagctcagtggtagagcatgtgcttagtatgcatgaggtcctaggttcaatccccagtacctccattacaagaaaactttttcaattaaaaaaaaaaaaagattaaggaagGAGAGGTAGTAAGTGTAAGGACACTCATGAGCGAATAGCCTCAGTCATTTTTCAAAACAGGTAACCAGCCACTCTCAGCCCCACCCTTCGCCAACAGCTGCATCAGACAAGGATACTCCACAAAGCAGAACCCACATGCTGTTTTCTTCATCTTATCCAGGCCCATAATGATTTTCTTTATGTCACCACTTTTGCTGAAGAGTTCATAGATTTGTTCTTCAGTTGTATAAAAGGAAAGATTTCCAACATACAATGTACAGCTTTTCTTTAGTAATTTTTCCTGTTCTTCATTGTCACCCTAGAGtttcaaatagagaaaaaatcTAAGCAACACAATCTTAAAAGCTGTGCTTAAATAGAATCCCTAAGTATGGGAAAAACTTTCATTAATTCTGACCTAGGAATTAGTTTCTCTAATCATCCCAATCCACCACAAACCCCTTGCCAAGAGAGGTGTTCAGATTCTATGAAGAATTTATACA
This region includes:
- the NCBP2 gene encoding nuclear cap-binding protein subunit 2, translated to MSGGLLKALRSDSYVELSQYRDQHFRGDNEEQEKLLKKSCTLYVGNLSFYTTEEQIYELFSKSGDIKKIIMGLDKMKKTACGFCFVEYYSRADAENAMRYINGTRLDDRIIRTDWDAGFKEGRQYGRGRSGGQVRDEYRQDYDAGRGGYGKLAQNQ